Part of the Nitrospirota bacterium genome is shown below.
TATGCCATAGCAGCCTACAATGCAGGGGAGGAGGCGGTAAGAAGGTGGCGAAAAACCGGTAATTACACCTCCACCGATGAATTCATCGAGGATATCCCGTACGGGGAGACACGGAACTATGTCAAGCGGGTTCTGGCAACCTTTTTTGAATACAAACGTGCATATCCGGAGAGCGGCGGTACTCTGGCAATTCCGGTAGGAAAGTTGTAGACTTTCACGCAGCCATAATGGTATGTTAGGAACGATGGTTTTCAGGAAGACCCTCTTTGACGACGACCAACTCATGGAGCAACCTAACGATTTAAAGAAGGAGGCAAAGCCATTGGAAAAACTCAAGAACCTTGAAGATAAAATCACCACAGCGATCGAGAGGGTAAAGACCCTCAAGGAAGAAAAAACCATTCTTGAAAGAAAGATAAAGGAACTCGAAGGACTGCTTGACGAGAAAAATCAGGAAACAGAGCAGCTCAGAACTGAAAAGAATCTGATTAAGAGCCAGCTTGAGGGCCTCCTCAAAGAAATCGAAACGCTCGACATAGAATAAGGATATGGGAAGTACCGAGGTCTATATATTAGGCCAGAAATATACCATCAAAGGGGATGCACCTGAGGAATATATCAGGGAACTCGCTTCCTATGTGGACAGGAAGCTGAAGGAAGTCTACAGCACCTCGCCCAATATCACCCCCGTGAAGGCCTCTATTCTTGCTGCACTCGACATTGCTGACGAGCTGCACAAGATGAGAAACCAGCAGGAGGAAATCACACGGCATATCGAAGAAAAGGCCACCAAACTGGCGTCTCTGTTTGAATAATCGTTGTATCCTCATCGCGCTGCCTTTGTATCCTTGTCAACCTTTCACTGTCACGTTATAATCTCATCTGAATGAAAAACCTCTGGAACATACGAATGCGGGCCTCAAAAAACGCAGGCACGAAGCATACTGCAACAGGAGACAGGAAAGAGATGCATATCTCGGGCGCCGAGGGGCTCTATCTGAAAAAAGATATGGTGCAGACTGTGCACCATTACCTTGAACGGGCGCTGCAACATCCCAAAGGAAAAGCAGATACCATTGTGCTTACGGTCGAACGCATCAAACGAAAACCCAGAGAGATTTCTGCCCTGCCGGTAGCCACAATACCCTGCAGCACCCCTTCCGAAGGGAAAAAGGTCGTGACAAACCTGCTGGAATTATTGCCCATATCAGGGAATGCCATCGCTGCCGCCCTGGACATATTGCAGAAGGGCACGATGAGAGGAGCAGCACTCATCGCTGCGGAAAGTGGAAGACGGCTTGAGCCTGACAACGAGAGAGGAGTAAGGGTATCAAGGCTCGGGATCAGCAGACCCGCCTCTGCCCTGCTCTCGTCAGGTCTTTCACGCCTCGGAATCGATACCGAAACGGTAAGGGAAGCCCTTGTGCTCGCCTCGAAAGTGGCAGCTCACAGGGATGTTATCGCTGAGGTGTGCATATCCGATGATCCTGAGTACACAACCGGATATGTCGCTTCAACGCAGTTCGGCTATGTAAGGATACCGCATATCAAATCGCGGAGGAGCAGGAGCGGCGGAAGGGCTTTTTTTGTCAAAGAGAAAAGCGTTGCTGCACGCCTGATTGCGTACCTTGAGAGGGCACCCGTAATAGTTGCAGGTGTTGCTTCGTTCCGGGAAGCATGTCCGATACATGAAATCACTGATAATCCTCATAAGTAATCCTGTTGCAAAAGGGTCTTCCGACAGGAAAGTGGCGATGGCCTCGTATTTCCTTCAGTCAAAGGGATTCAGTGTTGACGTCCTCTTCACCGGAAAGAAGGGGGATGCCGAGCGGTTTGCAGGCGAAGCCATAAAAAAATCACCGGCGATGATCGTCGCGGCAGGGGGGGATGGCACACTGAATGAGATCGCAAACGGAGTGGCAGGTTCTGATATCCCTGTTGCGGTGCTTCCGCTTGGCACCACGAATGTGCTTGCGAAAGAACTTGGCATACCTGAAGAGGTAAAAGGCGCGCTGGAAACCGCTGTCAGAGGCGTCCGGAGGAAAGTCTCTCTCGGCAGGATAACATGTGCGGGGGAACCCGCCGGCATTACCCGGTATTTCTGTTTAATGGCAGGTATCGGCTTTGACGGGGAATCTGTTTTCAGGATGAATACCGCGTTCAAAAGGATTTCCGGCAAGGGTGCGTACGTATACAGCGGCTTCAGGACTCTCGCCGGATTTGCTCCTGAGAAGCTTGCATTTTCAATCGACGGCAAGGAATATGCCGGATACTCTGCGATCATCGGCAATATCTCAAAGTACGGAGGGAATTTCCGCATCACCCCTGATGCGAGGATGAGCGACCCTTTTTTTTATGTCTGTCTGTTTAAGGGGAAAAAGCGTATTGATCTGGTGAGATATGTGTATGGTATTTTTACAGACCGTCATCTGAAATATCATGATGTGGAGTACCTGAAGGCACGGCATATTGAGATCCGGGGCAGCGCACATATACAGACAGACGGTGACTATCTGGGAAAGACCCCCGCGGAAGTGGAGATCGTGCCGGGCAGCCTTGCACTAGTTTACTGAAGCGAAAAGGAGCGTTGGATTTTCTTCATATTTTCCTCTATCGCTTCAATGTAGCGGTTGCCGGAATCCTCAAAATGATATGTCAGATATCTGTACAGTGAGCCCATTTTTTCGAAACGTTTCATGACCTCGGTTGCAAAAAAACCCGGAGTATTCCTGATCAGCTCGTCAGCGCTCGCAAATATCCTGACTCCTTTCCGCCTCAGTTTCTCCATGCCTTCATAATGATATGCTTCTTCAAATTCACGGTAGAGCAGATGCAGTTTTTCCGGGTATGCGGCTGAAGACATCTGTCCAAGGAGATCTGCCGTGCCAAGCGCATAGCCGACCAGTTTCTCCTCCTCTGAACGGAAAGGCAGCGTATCACTGCTGATGAATACGCCGGTACACGTGATGAAATTCCTTATGGTGCTGATACTGTGTTCATCCACCCCAAGTTCCAGAAGATATTTCCCCGAATAATCGATGCTCCTCTGAATATGCACAAACGTGTATTTTCCACCCGTTCCTTCGTTATCACCTTCAGCCTTAATGTAGCCGGTATCATGCAGCAGGACCGCGATGATTCCCAGCACGAACAGTTCTTTTGAAACGACGGGGATATCCTTGCTCTTGTTCCGTCCGTCTATGATGCCGAGGAAAGGAGGGAGTACCTGCAGGGTATGCATGAGGTTGTGATACCCGGTATCGCATTTCTGATACCCTTTCCGTCTGCCCGAAAAAAGATCAATCACATCGTCAAAAACCCCTTCCATGATATCAAGACGGTCTTCGTGATAATGCGTCCGGGAGACGGTCCTGATCCCCTCAAGAATGTCTGTTCTGGTCAGGGTCATGCTGCCTATATCTTCCCTTTTTTTCATCCCTTCCATTATATAATAACACCACCGCCAATCACGATATCCCCGTGATAAAAAACCGCCGACTGGCCCGGTGCCGGCGCCCACTGCGGTTCATCGAACACCACACGCACTGTTCCGTGTGCGTCGATGTCTGCGATATGAATGACAGCGGGCTGCTCTTTCATGGTTGACCGGACTTTCACAGATGCCCTGAACGTCGTATTCACGGGTTTTTCTGATGACATGAACCCGTTCCGAACGCCTTCTTCCATTGACCGGATATGCAGGGGATCGATAATCCAGTTGAGGGTGCTGACAAGAAACTCCCGGCTGGCTGCAGCATCCCGCGGACCTGCGTATATTGTGTTGTTCCGGACATCGATCTGTATGACATAAAGAGGGAAAGGTGACGCTATGCCGAGGCCTTTCCTCTGCCCGATGGTATAGCCGTATATCCCCCTGTGCGTGCCGATTGCGTTCCCGTGCAGATCCCTGATCGGTCCGGGGTTCCGGGCAACATGCGCGTGTTTTTCGATGAAAGGAATATACTGTTTGTTTTCAATGAAACAGATCTCCTGGCTTTCGTCCCTTTCCGCTCCGGGCAGATTGATCTCCCTTGCGATTTTCCTTACCTCCTCCTTTCTGTACCCTCCCAGAGGCAGCATCAGTTTTCCGAGTTCTTCCTGCTTCAGGATATACAAGACATACGACTGGTCTTTTTTCCGGTCAACCCCTTTTTCCAGAAAAAGCGCATCATGCAACCGGCTCCCATCGCTGCGCTGCGCTGCCTGATCCCCGCTGATCCCCTGCGGCCGGACCCGGGCATAATGCCCGGTTGCAATATATTCAGCTTCCTGCCTGTCTGCCTCTCTTTTCAGTGCAGGGAACTTAATGAACCTGTTGCACAGGACGCAGGGGTTGGGTGTGAGTCCTGCAAGATATGCAGTGACAAAGGGTTTTGTCACCTTCTGCGAGAATTCTTCCCGCACGTCGATTACCGTATGCTTCACTCCCAAATGATGTGCGTTCCTTGCGGCTTCCCCGATAGCGCCTGTTGAACAGCAGGCAGGGAGGTTCTGCGCGTTTTCTTCCTCACACATGATCATGGACACCCCTGCCACTTCAAAGCCCTGTCTTTTCATGAGATGTGCCGTAACCGAAGAATCAATTCCGCCGCTCATTCCCAGGATAACTTTTGCCATATGTACACTATAACAGATTGACCTCAACGCCTGTAACTACTACAATATCCTGACGGTCCCGGAATGACGGGACCTGTATGGGGGGAAAGGCAATGGGGTCCAGGATGAAAAATATTGTCCTTACCGGGTTCATGGGAGCAGGCAAGACCGCGGTCGGGAGGGAACTTGCCGGCCTTCTTGATATGAAACTGATCGACATTGACACGGAAATCGAGATATCCGAGAAAATGCCGATCAGCGAGATATTCGAAAAATTCGGAGAGGAGAGGTTCAGGGAAATAGAATCGGCAATGGTGAGGCGGATATCAGGCATTCCGAACAGCATTATCTCGACAGGAGGGGGTGTGGTCCTGAGAACCGGGAATATGGATGTGCTCAGGAAGCACGGATTCATCGTCTGCCTCATGGCGTCGCCCGAGACCGTCCTTGCGAGGACCGCCAACAGCAGCGACAGACCATTGCTGCGGGTCGCAGATCCGATCGGGAAGATCAGGGAACTCATGCATATAAGAAGGCCGTTCTACGAGAAGGCTGATATCGTAATAGACACCGAAGACAAAACTCCGTTGCAGATTGCAGAGGAGATCATGGAAAAGATACGAATGCAATGAAATGCCCTGTGCGGAATACCGGGACACTGACACGGCAGTTGCGGTATATTTTATTGCAGTGAAGAGGGCATATGGAAAAAATTTCTGTTGAGCTGGGAGAACGAAGTTACTCTATTGCGATCGGCAGCAATTGTCTTGACGGGATTGGCAGGGAACTCGCGACATTCGGACTGAGCCCGAAGATCGCGGTAGTGAGTAACCCTACAGTCTATGCGCTCTGCGGCGAACGGGTAGCCGATTCGCTCAGAAAAGCGGGCTTCGAACTTCTCACCGTCACGATTCCGGATGGCGAGCAGTTCAAGACGCTTTCCACCCTGAACCAGATCTACGATGAACTTCTGAAGTTCAGACTTGACAGGAAATCCGCGCTTGTTGCCCTCGGAGGGGGGGTAGTCGGGGATATCACCGGTTTTGCCGCATCGACCTATATGAGAGGGATTGCCTATGTGCAGGTGCCGACCACCCTTCTTGCGCAGGTTGACAGCTCTGTGGGAGGAAAGACCGGCGTTGACCATGAGCTCGGCAAAAACATGATCGGTGCATTCTGGCAGCCGAGTCTTGTATGGATAGACGTCGAGACATTGACAACACTTCCGGAGAGGGAATTGCTGGCAGGTCTTGCTGAGGTTATCAAATACGGGGTGATATATGATGAGCACCTGTTTGGGTTCCTTGAGGCAGAAAAGGAAAGAATCGTCAATCTCGACAGAAGCGCACTGATACATATCATTAAGCGTTCCTGCGAGATAAAGGCCGACGTTGTCTCCAAGGATGAGCGGGAATCAGGGCTGAGAGCGATACTGAATTACGGACACACAATCGGCCATGCAATAGAGACTGTGACAAAATACCGGAGATTCCTGCACGGAGAAGCGGTGGCGATAGGCATGCACCTTGAAGCCCTGCTTGCAGGGAAACTGGGACTCATTTCCGGAGATCAGGCGGCGCGGATAAAAAACCTGATAGAGTCCTATGGATTGCCGTCGGAAAAGCCGCCGGACATGAAAATGCAGAGCATTATTCTCTCGATGCAGCTTGATAAGAAAGCGGTTGCCGGAGAACTGAAATTTGTCCTCCCGACGAAAATCGGTGCGGTGGAGATATGCAGGGGAGTAACCGATACGGCTGTCAGGGAGGTACTTCAGCCGGGTTCCTGACAGGTTACACAAGCACTGCGACTACCTTGTACATGAGCCATGAGGCAACTGCACATGCCGGAAGCGTGAAAATCCATGCCTTAATGATCTTTGTTCCGATACCCCATCTCACGGCAGTGAGTCTCTTTGTTGAGCCGACTCCCATGATCGCGGTGGCGATAACATGGGTGGTGCTCACAGGAAGACCAAGGTGACTTGCGCCGAGAATGACCACAGTCGCTGAGGTTTCTGCTGCAAAGCCGTGTACAGGTTCGAGTTTCAGCATGCTGACCCCCATGGTTTTGATTACCTTCCATCCGCCGAGGGCAGTTCCAAGTCCCATTGCAATGGCGCATGCGAGGATGACCCAGAAAGGGACTTCGACAGAATTCAGGTACCCGCCGCTGACCAGCGAGAGCGTAATAATACCCATTACTTTCTGCGCATCGTTTGAACCGTGGCTGAATGCCATAAAGCTCGCCGAGACGATCTGAAGTTTTCCGAAATACTTGTTTACCGAACTTGTGGAGAGATTTCCGAACAGGGCGAGAATGAAGCGCATGAACACATATCCGAACAGGATTCCGAACACCGGGGACAGGAGGAGTGACAAAAAAATTATGGTCAACCCGTGAGTATTCAGAATCGCCAGTCCTCCATGCGATATCGATGCGCCGATCAGACCTCCGATGAGCGCATGAGACGCACTTACCGGCAGGCCGAGACGAGTCATCGCAGTATTCCATAAAAATCCGGCGAGGAGGGCGGCGGCGACAACTCCCTCGGTTATTGCGGTCGGGTCGACAACCCCTTTGCCTATGGTTTTCGCCACAGCAGTCGTCATGAATGCCCCGAGGACATTCAGAAACCCGGCAAGCAGCACGGCATGTAACGGCTTCAGAACCCTGGTCGAGACAACCGTTGCAATTGCATTTGCTGCATCATTGTAACCGTTGCTTATGTCGAATAGTATGGCGAGAAAAACAACAACAAAGACAAGATCAAGCATGCTTCAGGACAATAGCTTCCAGAATGTTGGCCACATCTTCGCACCTGTCGGATGCGTTCTCAAGATGCTCATAAATTTCCTTCCATTTAATTATCAGGATGGGGTCTTTTATCTCGTCGAATAAGTGACCGAGGGCGTCTCTGAACCCCCTGTCTATCTTGTTTTCGAGTTTGTTGATCTCAATGCAGTATTCCTGGATATGGGCGTAGTTCTTATCTTTCAGCTTCTTTATCGCCTTCTCTACTATCTCAACTGTTGCAAGAAGATCCTTTGCCATAATAATCGCGTGCTTTGTGGAGTCCGTGAGTTTGAAGACGGTAAGCCTGTCTGCAGCATTCCAGAGAAGGTCAAGGATATCGTCCAGTCTCGATGCGAGTGCATGAATATCTTCCCTGTCAAACGGGGTAATGAAGGTTTTGTTCAGTTTTCTTATGATATCGTGGGTGTATACATCCCCTTCCTGTTCGAGCTCATGCACCTCTTTTGCCCAGAGTTCAAGGTTGGTGAAATGTTCCATGATTCCGACGAAGAGTGTAGCCGCGTGGCTGACATTGGCCGCAGCCTTTTCGAAAATTGAATAGAAGTCAGTCTCTTTCGGAAAAATTTTCATTGCTTGCCTCTTGGAGATGGATTAGCATATAAAAAATTGCCGGTAAAGTCAATAAACGACCTTTTATCTGTTGCATAGGGATAATTAATAGTGCTATATGTATAAATATGGAATCTCTGAAGCATATCCTTGTTATCGAGGATGAAGCCGATCTTGTTGAACTTATCGCATATAACCTCAGGAAGGAAGGCTTTGCCGTCGATTCCTCGTCTGAGGGTGAATCTGCCCTGAGAAAGATCAGAACAGGGAAATATGACCTCCTGATACTTGATCTCATGCTGCCGGGCATACAGGGGATGGAACTTTGCCGCATTGTGCGGAATGACCCGAAAACGTCCGGGCTTCCGATTATTATGCTGACCGCAAAAGGGGAAGAAATAGACCGGATACTCGGCCTTGAGATGGGTGCAGATGACTATATGGGAAAGCCGTTCAGTCCACGGGAACTTGTAGCCCGTGTGAAAGCGGTATTGCGCAGGTCAT
Proteins encoded:
- the zapB gene encoding cell division protein ZapB, whose protein sequence is MLGTMVFRKTLFDDDQLMEQPNDLKKEAKPLEKLKNLEDKITTAIERVKTLKEEKTILERKIKELEGLLDEKNQETEQLRTEKNLIKSQLEGLLKEIETLDIE
- a CDS encoding cell division protein ZapA codes for the protein MGSTEVYILGQKYTIKGDAPEEYIRELASYVDRKLKEVYSTSPNITPVKASILAALDIADELHKMRNQQEEITRHIEEKATKLASLFE
- a CDS encoding 6-carboxyhexanoate--CoA ligase, with amino-acid sequence MKNLWNIRMRASKNAGTKHTATGDRKEMHISGAEGLYLKKDMVQTVHHYLERALQHPKGKADTIVLTVERIKRKPREISALPVATIPCSTPSEGKKVVTNLLELLPISGNAIAAALDILQKGTMRGAALIAAESGRRLEPDNERGVRVSRLGISRPASALLSSGLSRLGIDTETVREALVLASKVAAHRDVIAEVCISDDPEYTTGYVASTQFGYVRIPHIKSRRSRSGGRAFFVKEKSVAARLIAYLERAPVIVAGVASFREACPIHEITDNPHK
- a CDS encoding diacylglycerol kinase family protein, which produces MKSLIILISNPVAKGSSDRKVAMASYFLQSKGFSVDVLFTGKKGDAERFAGEAIKKSPAMIVAAGGDGTLNEIANGVAGSDIPVAVLPLGTTNVLAKELGIPEEVKGALETAVRGVRRKVSLGRITCAGEPAGITRYFCLMAGIGFDGESVFRMNTAFKRISGKGAYVYSGFRTLAGFAPEKLAFSIDGKEYAGYSAIIGNISKYGGNFRITPDARMSDPFFYVCLFKGKKRIDLVRYVYGIFTDRHLKYHDVEYLKARHIEIRGSAHIQTDGDYLGKTPAEVEIVPGSLALVY
- the mnmA gene encoding tRNA 2-thiouridine(34) synthase MnmA; this encodes MRSICYSVHMAKVILGMSGGIDSSVTAHLMKRQGFEVAGVSMIMCEEENAQNLPACCSTGAIGEAARNAHHLGVKHTVIDVREEFSQKVTKPFVTAYLAGLTPNPCVLCNRFIKFPALKREADRQEAEYIATGHYARVRPQGISGDQAAQRSDGSRLHDALFLEKGVDRKKDQSYVLYILKQEELGKLMLPLGGYRKEEVRKIAREINLPGAERDESQEICFIENKQYIPFIEKHAHVARNPGPIRDLHGNAIGTHRGIYGYTIGQRKGLGIASPFPLYVIQIDVRNNTIYAGPRDAAASREFLVSTLNWIIDPLHIRSMEEGVRNGFMSSEKPVNTTFRASVKVRSTMKEQPAVIHIADIDAHGTVRVVFDEPQWAPAPGQSAVFYHGDIVIGGGVII
- a CDS encoding shikimate kinase, whose amino-acid sequence is MKNIVLTGFMGAGKTAVGRELAGLLDMKLIDIDTEIEISEKMPISEIFEKFGEERFREIESAMVRRISGIPNSIISTGGGVVLRTGNMDVLRKHGFIVCLMASPETVLARTANSSDRPLLRVADPIGKIRELMHIRRPFYEKADIVIDTEDKTPLQIAEEIMEKIRMQ
- the aroB gene encoding 3-dehydroquinate synthase, which gives rise to MEKISVELGERSYSIAIGSNCLDGIGRELATFGLSPKIAVVSNPTVYALCGERVADSLRKAGFELLTVTIPDGEQFKTLSTLNQIYDELLKFRLDRKSALVALGGGVVGDITGFAASTYMRGIAYVQVPTTLLAQVDSSVGGKTGVDHELGKNMIGAFWQPSLVWIDVETLTTLPERELLAGLAEVIKYGVIYDEHLFGFLEAEKERIVNLDRSALIHIIKRSCEIKADVVSKDERESGLRAILNYGHTIGHAIETVTKYRRFLHGEAVAIGMHLEALLAGKLGLISGDQAARIKNLIESYGLPSEKPPDMKMQSIILSMQLDKKAVAGELKFVLPTKIGAVEICRGVTDTAVREVLQPGS
- a CDS encoding inorganic phosphate transporter, translated to MLDLVFVVVFLAILFDISNGYNDAANAIATVVSTRVLKPLHAVLLAGFLNVLGAFMTTAVAKTIGKGVVDPTAITEGVVAAALLAGFLWNTAMTRLGLPVSASHALIGGLIGASISHGGLAILNTHGLTIIFLSLLLSPVFGILFGYVFMRFILALFGNLSTSSVNKYFGKLQIVSASFMAFSHGSNDAQKVMGIITLSLVSGGYLNSVEVPFWVILACAIAMGLGTALGGWKVIKTMGVSMLKLEPVHGFAAETSATVVILGASHLGLPVSTTHVIATAIMGVGSTKRLTAVRWGIGTKIIKAWIFTLPACAVASWLMYKVVAVLV
- a CDS encoding DUF47 family protein; this translates as MKIFPKETDFYSIFEKAAANVSHAATLFVGIMEHFTNLELWAKEVHELEQEGDVYTHDIIRKLNKTFITPFDREDIHALASRLDDILDLLWNAADRLTVFKLTDSTKHAIIMAKDLLATVEIVEKAIKKLKDKNYAHIQEYCIEINKLENKIDRGFRDALGHLFDEIKDPILIIKWKEIYEHLENASDRCEDVANILEAIVLKHA
- a CDS encoding response regulator transcription factor, which translates into the protein MESLKHILVIEDEADLVELIAYNLRKEGFAVDSSSEGESALRKIRTGKYDLLILDLMLPGIQGMELCRIVRNDPKTSGLPIIMLTAKGEEIDRILGLEMGADDYMGKPFSPRELVARVKAVLRRSSEKPVIEKLLKIGELEIDRERYTVSVRGKPVRLSATEFKLLVFLAERKGKVFSRNQLLDAIWRDEAFVEPRTVDVHVRRLRAQIERDPAHPKYIITMRGIGYVFDEKA